One segment of Falco peregrinus isolate bFalPer1 chromosome 4, bFalPer1.pri, whole genome shotgun sequence DNA contains the following:
- the CD96 gene encoding T-cell surface protein tactile → MEKRQFFSLFCLLLVPSVAGQPEDVITRTEVVHALPGTNVTLVCTFPKPPDTYIIQTQWSKTDDTQLTRIAVYHPAYGTHYFTFPEASYNFSVSFSTRKCCGWDVTEALCSPGQNATSECNRWALHLKNVTISLSGWYECSFATYPYGTKAAEIQLIVKAEEEQRYVKEVRLNQTLEIPCLEDTTSDNLSNYPLKWLVGKNGRREELVSKEPSHPAVYGSGSTQYGPRVRLALNNTLKIFATQITDDGRVFSCHVVYHPQRVLKSSTTVRVFAYPEISVSLPEGSAGTSPKPNVSCVVRKAFPKPSLVWYVDKASLAEQAGEISVEQEDSQDSEGFYQLRSTLFLQGTHQTPKTFSCACLFSSLRNGTWTISSEEISISFDNKSNEATSDAFNTITSEEHQSTSLASLDFASQASLAPASTTQVGAPISTTEAKSYTSATASTERLTAAYFNYSTTESLQSLRNATHSSEDTTLAHRNLSFSITEQTISVTRGKAFFTTSSLLNSTGSVRNTKASHFPWPTLVAILLLSCSILVALGVRKWCQYQKEIMSRPPSFKPPPPPIKYTSMVESDGTPPSCHELENL, encoded by the exons GCCAGCCTGAAGATGTCATCACACGAACAGAAGTGGTCCACGCCTTGCCTGGTACCAACGTGACCCTGGTATGCACCTTCCCAAAACCACCTGACACCTACATAATACAGACACAGTGGTCCAAGACTGATGACACCCAGCTTACCAGAATAGCTGTTTATCACCCTGCTTACGGCACCCATTACTTCACCTTTCCTGAGGCTTCTTACAACTTTTCGGTATCCTTCAGCACGAGAAAGTGCTGCGGCTGGGATGTTACAGAGGCTTTGTGCTCCCCTGGTCAAAACGCCACGTCTGAATGCAATCGGTGGGCTCTGCATCTGAAAAACGTTACCATCTCCCTCAGCGGGTGGTACGAGTGCAGTTTTGCTACTTACCCATATGGGACAAAGGCTGCAGAAATTCAACTTATTGTCAAGGCGGAAG AGGAGCAGCGCTACGTGAAGGAAGTGCGGTTAAACCAGACTTTAGAAATTCCATGCCTTGAGGACACGACCTCAGATAATTTGTCCAATTACCCATTGAAATGGCTCGTG GGCAAAAATGGCAGGAGAGAGGAACTGGTGAGCAAGGAGCCCTCCCACCCTGCAGTGTACGGCAGCGGCAGCACGCAGTATGGGCCAAGAGTTCGCCTGGCTTTGAATAACACTCTGAAGATTTTCGCCACCCAAATCACAGATGATGGCAGGGTGTTTTCCTGCCACGTGGTGTACCACCCCCAGCGTGTCCTGAAGAGCAGCACCACCGTGAGAGTATTCG CCTACCCTGAGATCTCCGTTAGCCTGCCGGAGGGCTCAGCTGGCACCTCGCCGAAG cctAACGTGAGCTGCGTCGTGAGGAAGGCGTTTCCCAAGCCAAGCCTTGTGTGGTACGTGGACAAAGCGAGCCTGGCGGAGCAGGCCGGAG aaatttCTGTTGAACAAGAAGACTCACAAGACAGTGAAGGTTTCTATCAGCTGAGATCAACGTTGTTCTTGCAAGGGACCCACCAGACACCTAAGACATTCTCGTGTGCATGCCTGTTTTCCTCCCTCAGGAATGGAACATGGACTATCTCATCAGAAGAAATATCTATTTCCTTCG aCAATAAGTCTAATGAAGCCACATCTGACGCTTTTAACACCATAACTTCAGAAG AGCACCAGTCGACATCTTTGGCCTCTCTGGATTTCGCAAGTCAGGCAAGCTTGGCTCCTGCTTCCACGACACAAG TGGGAGCACCGATTTCTACCACAGAGGCAAAAAGCTACACCAGTGCCACAGCATCCACCGAGCGTCTGACGGCAGCAT ATTTCAACTATTCCACCACCGAATCCCTGCAAAGCCTCAGGAATGCCACACACTCCTCCGAGGATACAACCCTGGCGCATC GTAACCTGTCCTTCAGCATCACAGAGCAGACAATTTCAGTTACCAGAGGGAAAGCTTTCTTTACTACCAGCAGCCTGCTCAATAGTACTG GCAGCGTGAGGAACACGAAAGCCAGCCACTTCCCCTGGCCAACCCTGGTAGCcatcctgctcctctcctgcagtATCCTGGTAGCTTTAGGCGTCAGGAAATGGTGTCAGTACCAGAAAGAGAT tatgaGCAGACCTCCATCTTTCAAGCCACCACCCCCTCCGATAAAATACACCTCCATGGTGGAGTCCGACGGGACTCCCCCATCCTGCCACGAACTGGAAAACCTCTAA